From the Oncorhynchus nerka isolate Pitt River linkage group LG28, Oner_Uvic_2.0, whole genome shotgun sequence genome, one window contains:
- the LOC115113555 gene encoding adhesion G-protein coupled receptor G5-like, whose amino-acid sequence MEPNQGFGGTLWMIFLFALFASGSGENDRDFKMCGTWRHGNGLLTLAHDLKRGCGTITISANESSLSIRGEITAQCENSSVIKLDPSPEARERPFCVYWEPLLDQLWVEVNGQNHTLCWPSGLQGNCCTDLSQGENKGISTYGILNATQRDDIISYKTHPAYVFFGEIINCKNEFCDEASQGSGDKVNMIEETVMRSKVLGNVVLPCALSSVVEMEEGFQGYNITLPAPQGVPPQMIPSVHLPSCLKPPEKKKVKVVCTYFKNSILFQGSSKADQNDIRILEDVVGITVENEIITNLPEPIRIGFHHSAIPTSHSRKCVSWDTKKDPAEVTWKKEGCETIQKGVEDTECHCNHLTYFAILVQLEPRPVRHLVALTVITSMGCAASTLSCVVLIYFLNTQRRAKDQSTAVHRGLAMALFLLSLLFFLTGTVANVGGNKACWAFGAALHYALLSSYSWMFIEVLHTFWLVYVVFSPSPNPYVWHLVGFGVPAVPVILLLAIGKVYGVIEVVSSEDVNNPYLMCWMDVSPHSVGLLAHYFINLTFLAVVVLSGLIMLFLVLRNIQNRDEWRKNKVAFLSIWGLSCLFGTTWGLGFLDFGQLSEFIPFLFCILNSLQGFFLMLRFYILERMRKQSGSSFDGSTASSTRQHMLQEKS is encoded by the exons ATGGAGCCTAACCAGGGGTTTGGAGGGACCCTGTGGATGATCTTTCTCTTTGCCCTCTTTGCATCAG GATCAGGGGAAAACGACAGGGACTTCAAAATGTGTGGAACCTGGCGCCATGGCAATGGGCTCTTAACTCTGGCTCACGATTTGAAAAGGGGCTGTGGCACCATCACCATCTCAGCCAATGAGAGCTCCCTGTCCATCCGAGGTGAGATAACGGCCCAATGTGAGAACTCCTCTGTCATCAAGCTGGATCCGAGCCCAGAGGCAAGAGAGAGACCCTTCTGTGTGTATTGGGAGCCCCTTCTGGACCAGCTCTGGGTAGAGGTGAATGGACAGAACCACACTCTGTGCTGGCCGTCTGGTCTACAGGGGAACTGCTGCACTGACCTGTCCCAAGGCGAAAACAAAGGGATTTCGACGTACGGGATACTCAACGCGACACAACGGGATGATATCATAAGTTACAAAACACACCCAGCCTATGTGTTTTTTGGGGAAATTATCAACTGCA AAAACGAGTTTTGTGATGAGGCGAGTCAGGGATCTGGTGATAAGGTGAACAT GATAGAGGAGACAGTGATGAGGTCCAAGGTGCTGGGGAACGTGGTGCTGCCCTGTGCCCTGAGCTCTGTGGTGGAGATGGAGGAAGGCTTTCAGGGCTACAACATCACTCTGCCT GCGCCTCAAGGAGTTCCTCCTCAAATGATTCCATCAGTTCACCTGCCTTCTTGTCTGAAACCTCCAGAAAAGAAAAAGGTCAAGGTTGTCTGCACCTACTTCAAAAACAGTATCTTATTCCAG GGGAGTTCTAAGGCAGACCAGAATGACATCAGGATTCTAGAAGATGTGGTGGGAATCACTGTGGAGAATGAGATCATCACCAACCTTCCAGAGCCAATCAGGATTGGTTTCCATCATTCTGCCATACCA ACAAGTCACTCAAGAAAATGTGTTTCTTGGGACACAAAGAAAG ATCCAGCAGAGGTCACATGGAAAAAGGAAGGTTGTGAGACCATACAGAAAGGTGTAGAGGACACAGAGTGCCACTGTAATCATCTCACATACTTTGCCATCCTAGTG CAATTGGAACCACGACCAGTCCGCCATCTGGTGGCTCTAACTGTCATTACATCAATGGGCTGTGCTGCCTCTACGTTGAGCTGTGTTGTACTCATCTACTTCCTTAACACACAGAG GAGAGCGAAGGACCAGTCCACTGCAGTCCATCGGGGTCTGGCCATGGCACTGTTCCTTCTTAGCCTCCTCTTCTTCCTGACAGGGACTGTGGCCAACGTGGGAGGTAACAAGGCATGCTGGGCTTTTGGGGCAGCTCTCCACTATGCTCTGCTCAGTTCCTACTCCTGGATGTTTATTGAAGTGTTACACACCTTTTGGTTGGTCTACGTGGTGTTCAGCCCCTCCCCCAATCCGTATGTTTGGCACCTGGTTGGCTTTG GTGTCCCAGCTGTTCCGGTCATTTTACTGCTTGCCATTGGAAAAGTCTATGGTGTGATAGAGGTTGTGTCCAGTGAGGATGTCAACAACCCCTACTTGAT GTGCTGGATGGATGTGTCTCCACACTCTGTAGGCCTACTAGCCCATTACTTCATCAACCTGACCTTCCTGGCTGTAGTGGTCCTCTCTGGTCTGATCATGCTCttcctggtcctgagaaatatCCAGAACCGAGACGAGTGGCGGAAGAACAAGGTGGCGTTCCTCAGTATCTGGGGTCTCAGCTGCCTGTTCGGGACCACGTGGGGCCTGGGATTCTTGGACTTTGGGCAGCTCTCGGAGTTCATCCCCTTCCTCTTCTGCATCCTCAACTCCCTACAGG GTTTCTTCCTGATGCTCCGATTCTACATTCTTGAACGGATGCGGAAACAATCGGGGTCTAGTTTTGATGGTAGCACAGCATCTTCCACCAGGCAACACATGCTGCAGGAGAAGAGCTGA